Genomic DNA from Channa argus isolate prfri chromosome 10, Channa argus male v1.0, whole genome shotgun sequence:
CACAGACACTAGTCCACTTTCCACATGCTACTGAGccatctgtcttttcttcaagACTGAGATGTGCATCTTGTGGTGCATATCGTCTTTGCTGCAGCAGTTGGTAAATCTGAACTCTTTCCCACATTCGAACAGCATTAATGAAAATATCTAAAAGGCACTTTAGtctataaaatatgaaattatcCACAAACATTTCATATTAACACAATGTACACAATGCATGCAGCAGTCTGACTGGAGGCCTTTGTACAATGCGGACCTATATATTTACAGGTGCAGCTGTGTTTGAAGCAGAAACAGGGGGATTATGCAGATCTCCACCTACACTTTGAGGTAATTATAAATCAAAAGATTCTGGCCAAAACACTTCTGATAAACCACGTGGCACATAGCAATGGAGCTGACGCAAACCAACTGACAAAACTCCAACTTGACAAACAACTTTTGGTACAACCGACCCAGATCTTGCCTGGcacgtggtgtgtgtgtgtgtatgtgtgtcttggAACACATCCCCCTTTCAACACTCGCGACAATGAACTTATTGAACCCATCTGCTCGCGGTGAGAAATGCGCCAGGCTTGCAGCATCCAGCGGACGTCATGGCAACCTGTGGGGAGGCAGCAgaagctgagtgtgtgtgtacgcataagtgtgtgcctgcgtgtgtgtgtttgtgtgagtgagccGTCTGATATTTGTGTTGTAGTCTGTATTAGTAGCTGAGCAGGACGATCAGAGGGGAGAGCAGTGCAGCAGTAGCAGAAGCGGCGGCGGCAGAGGCAGCATCAGAGGCGGGCGGGAGGCTGGTATGGACGTTACGTCTGAGCTGCCGATTAGGGTGATCAGAGCCGGAGCTACGATGCAGTGAcaatctccacacacacacacacacacacacacgcacacacacagacacacacaaacacacacacactgggagaTAGAGAAGAGGGGAGGGAGAGTAAACACTCGAATGCACGGGAGATGATCCGCTGCTAGACTATGGCACCATCAGGTTCGCGTAGTATCAAGCGGGGCTGTCAGAGAGTTTTGTACTGGATCCCGGTACTCTTCATCGCCCTCATAGTAGCGTGGTCATACTACGCCTatgttttgcagctttgcaTAGGTAAGAAATCAGCTGTCTGGGTAGTACGAACAggaggtgtgtgcgtgtgtgagtgtctaTGCGTGAGGGGGTAATGCCTatgactggtgtgtgtgtgttgtgtgtgtttcctcttttccttttggtGATAGGGTGGGGAGACATTTCTGCTCAGCAGTTTGTGGACCaggctgttttttctttgcagaaGATGCAGAAGACCTGGCTTCTTGTTTACGCAGTGTGTGCACACTGTCAGCCACAAGACAGTAATAGAGAATGTCAGCAAATTGTTCAGGGGAAATTGCGTGTGTTTGCATGAAAAACTCATCTGAAACATCTTAAAATCATAACACAATTGGCATTAGTATGAATTGACAGACTGCTTTTCTTGTGAATGAGCTTTTATGACATttcatatacatataaatacatatatatacagtgTCACAGGATGTACAGAATGGGATTAGGGCATTTGTCTCAGATCCATTATCTGACTCATTCACTGAGAGACATAGTGTTATAGCTTCAGGCTCATGTAGTTGCTGCAGCTTCGTTATATGAATTTATATCCACCAGCACAGAACCACCATCAGCATTATCATTTGACAAGAAGTCTGTAATGGCTTTTGCATCAGGCCAGACCTCCTTCCTTCACACCCCCTCTGGCTGCTGAGTGTTGGGTGCTGCGGTTGCAGACAGCGAGCCTCCTCTTGAAGGGTGAACACAGAGTTGACCTGGATAGTGAGTAATGGTTTCTAGGATGTCTCACAGGAGTCTCAGTAGCCTAGTCCTGTGCTCCATTTGGCAAGTTGTCAGACCACTAGGAAAAAGATCCCCTATGTCAAAAGGGGGATGAAAGGGAAATGGTTTAATGAGAGCAACCGGAAGAAAAGCAGACAGGGAGGGTTTGGATGTTCTGGTTGTTTGTTCTTGAATCACATCTTCTCCAAATTTAGCCAGACTTGCAATTGAGCTTCGCCTGAAAGTCCACACCTTTACATTTGTCTTTACATGTGTCAGTGAGAGTTAAATATGCGGCAGGAGTCACAGAGCCACATCAATGGGCCAGAGGTGATGTTGGCCACAGTGGAAGCTCCAGTAAAATAGGTAGCTGCATGAATTAGTGAGAGAGCAAAGACTCTGGGTGATGCACAAtgaccacaaagacacacacaaagaccaaaGACTACAAGGGAACAACAATGAACTCAAAGAGCTGGAAATGGCAACAGATAAATTCAAAACAACACCGAGTATAAACAACATTATAAAATTACtgcaaagaaacaagaaaatgacTATGAAAAGATAAAGAGTAAcgacaaagggaaaaaaattgtaaaagagCAGTAGAGCAAGAGTAGAATGACTTCCCTAAAATCTACTCCACTATAAGTAGAAGTACTAgctcaaattctttttttaagtacagtacatgcactGAATTTCAAGTAGCCTTAAGTGAAGTACTaaattttaaagtgaaaaaaagtaCTTGAAAAGGAAAGTGGAAATGTAGAAACAGTATTGAATTAAATCAGAATGATGATGTGAATGTAAAAGTTTAGTCCAAATTTGTTCAACTTTCAAATCTAACAAATATTCCAAGGAAAACTTTctggtaaataattaaaaaataagtcGGTAAAGATGGAACTGATTTTATCCACTTTAGGGATTGAAAGGTTTTTAATCAATAACAACACTTCAGCATTCATTAGTtcattgtgttttatgtgtatATTTGCAAAAAGTAGTTTTTGAGTAAATCTATTTGCAATGGAACAAAAATACATCTCCTCTGAACTGTATATAGAAAACCTCCAGCAAAGTACTTAAGTGCAGTatgtgagtaaatgtacttagttacttatcacccctgaaaaaaatacatgcaaCCCACATATAGGAAAAACTGaccacagattaaaaaaagataaacctacaaaactacaactacaaaaTAAACTTGCAGTTATTGTTCAAGCTTCTGTCTTCAGGCCTGATgtcataatccatccatggcctaaaaaagttaaaaatagcAGCTGTTCATAAGTGTGATTGTGTACTTTAATACTTAAAACTTATTCTGCATTGATTTATGAAACTGAACAAACTATGTGTATATTAATAATGTGTAGTTTAAAACGGTGCCTCCATCTGGCTCAGCATCCAAAGGTTTCCAAATGTGCCCTTCAGGGTCTGTGTCAGGATTAACTTCTCCTAGAGGTAAAGGACATATCAGTGAAATATTAAGATTTTTGTGAATACTGCAGGATGACAGAGCAGCAACATCCCAGTTTGagatgtgtgcgtgtgtttttgaccatgttgtttgtttgtaccatgttgtttttttcacctgGAAACAGAGAGAATTTGTGATGCACTTGAGTCACATGGGACAGAGAgatgaaaacaacagcagcaggtcAGGACGGCAGTTGCTCAGGGCCAGCATGtgctctgcagacagatacAGACACACTTGTGTGAAAGTATCGTCAGCTGATACCTCTCGTTTGGCATCTCAGTTAATCTCATTGTCTGGCTTACATAATTCACCCCAAGCAATCTGTGGTTGACCCACTTTGCTTTTAAGCACCGAACATCAGCCTTTGAACAGTTGGCCCTCTTTCCaagattgttaaaaatatgaaatcagTTCTTTGGCATCTTGGAGTCGGACCGTTGTTGGGAATTTACTTTATCGTAACAATGGCAAGAGCAAAAGGCAGTGAGCACACGTCCTCCTCCGACACATTAATACACATCCTTGCATTTGCCCTTAATGactacacactcacacactaatgCTTCACTGTCACACTGTGGCTGTTTTCTCTGCCACAGTGGTGTGCACATAATTTTTGGCTGCATGCCTCAATTCAGCTCCTTGGCTCACCTTTCCTCAGCCCCTGCTGCGAGCATATGCGTGTGTTTGCGTGTATGAGTAttctgcatttattattattctgtttgcTCAGCTAATCGTAGCTTAGACATTGTGGCTAATCTAAAACAGCATCAGCTAATCGTCCAACAAGTTTTCACTTGTCTttagttgtgtgttttgtgggaGATGCTCATCAAGTGTGTCACCACTGATGTCAGCTTGTGATCAGCAGCTTCAGCAGAACCTCTCCGTTGGagctgtccacacacacacacacacacaatcttcctgttgttttctttgccttttgtcTGTGTCCACTAATGAATATATGACAGCAGCCATGATTGGAGCTATTTGACTGATAGTGGGACACTGGGACGGTTTAGAgtcaacatttttcagttttgcttaTTTGAATTCAGACGCTGCCTGTCAGTCACACATGTATTATGAGCAAAGGTAAAGTACGATTTTAAAGGGAAAATGTTGCCCTACGATTTCGGGGATATCCTTGGAGCTCCTCAGTGTGTTTCagcatattttattcaacaCACGCATGACTGTTGCTTATTATTTTTCAGAGTCTATCGAAGAGACAGGAGAAAAGGGTAAGTGTTTTGTAATGCTGTTTGAACTGAAGCAGGATTTAAACTTTAGGTGTCTCCAGTTGTTAAGTGCTGAGCAGAGTTTTGGATCAGAGCCTCACATTAAGACAATCAGCCTCAGCTATGAGTGTGTCTCAgctaattaataaatacatttatttttatcatgtcCCTCATCATTCCTCTGTGGATTTAAAGGAAAATGTCCAAGAAGTTAATATCTAAATATCGTTGAATTAAAGGAAATTACAAAGAAAGTTTAAAGGAAATCATCAGGAAAATACAGGACCCGTAAAATAAAGTGTTGACATTAATATTCGTTATGTGAGcatatcaacatgctgacatgtGCAGCTACTTGttaatctttaaaacaaagtttaaagttGTAAGATTCTGCacttctttgcttttttccccatctAAACTCCAAAACTATAATTAAGGCTACAAGATTATGAAAATCCACTATGAACGCACCAGAGCAGTTAGACGCCGATGTTAAAATCAGTGCCAAAATTCACACCCCGGCATCTGCTGACAGTCTGTAACATGATGTTTGTCCCAGTTCACAATATTCAAAGTAGACTGAAATTAGATTCTGAATCTAGGTTATGTTCAGCTCAGTGCTGAGCTATTAGATCTGATTTCACTTGgatactgttttgttttctgcattttcgGATTTCAGGGTGCAACATTGataactgatgtttttttctttttttttaacttccagTCGTGTACTTGCTGGTGTACCATGTtattttcatcatgtttgtttgGGCGTACTGGCAAACCATCTTCACCAAGCCCATGAATCCCCTGGAGGAGGTGAGTGTGTCTGACTACAAATCAGCGTTACAGACGTCTGGGGTGATGAGGCACGGTGGGAAGTGCAGATGTAGGTTACAGCCTCGCTGTGTGATGGAACGCTGCATTTTGACTAATAATACTTTCCAGTGGAAGTACCTGGAGCTGCACTGTAATGGCTCTGATCCTGACCACAGCGCTTTAGCTCTGATGCGTCATCATGCACTTTTCTTGGAGAGGACACATCTTTGCACTGGCCACCGAAGCGCGCAAAAATCACCATAtgaaatttttactttatgGGACGTGATTGCTGGATTATTTGAGGTTTTGAGATTGTAATAAAAGTTTcgctgtttgttttcacagttttacgTTTGGAATCTTTAATCATAACTTACCTGAGTGGCTGAAAGTAATATTGCAGCTTGGTGTTGTTTTGCTCCCATTTGCCTGCTGGGGCAGAAAGagccaaaacaaatgaaagaaagataGGTGTCACTACTTTACCTACTGAGCTGCAGCTTCATTCTGACACTCACATACTGTAATATGTTGCTCAGCTGACAACATATTTGACTGTGTTTTCACATAGGGAAAGATATGATTCATTAGATAGAAACATTGCTGCTCACAGATAGAGCTACTGAAACATCCcatgtgttgtttgtctttccTTCTGTGTTCTGCTCTACATAGTTTCACCTGTCCTGCTCTGACAAGGAGCTGCTGGAGCGTGAAGATCGGGGTGAGTCTCAGCAGGAGATCCTGAGGAGGATAGCCAAGGATCTGCCCATCTACACCCGCACCAACTCTGGAGGTATGTCCCAGTACACACTGCTGCTGAtgcagaaaaagaggaggggtcCAGACTGACATGCAGCTCTCACAAGTCATTTCACCCCTGTCACCTTGATGTTCTGTAGTCAAGTGTTAGCAGGAGCGGCTGCGTATACGGCTGTGTGATTGAACGGGTTGTGTCTCCTCAGCAATCCGTTTCTGTGACCGCTGCCAGCTGCTGAAGCCTGATCGATGTCACCATTGTTCAGTCTGTGATAAGTACGGCCCTCTGCTCGTGCACCTATAGAGAAAAGACCACACTATTTAATATATACTCTGACAGGCACAGTAAAATTCTATTACACTGACATCTGACCCTGCTGCGTTACAGATGCATCCTGAAGATGGATCACCACTGCCCCTGGTATGTAGTAACACTTTTTTATGAAACGGACAGTaggatttaaaacaaatagcaGTGAGGCTGCACTAATGCACCATTTTACTCACATGGTGTAGTTTTATCTTTTTGGTTACATAATGAAGGAAAGTGTTTAGTTTTTGCCCAGTTGCCGGACTCATAAACCGGCATCACAGGGAAGCTTGTTCACTGGACAGAAATTGATACTGTAACCTCATCCTGACAGCAAATGTGATTCCTGTCCCCAAAGCCTCTGTAGGGTCAGTGCTGCATATCAAAAAGTCAGTGTGATTACAACAATGTGTTCTCACCAATAAAATCTACATTAATAAGACTTGTGCTGTTTCAAAACTGAAACTCTGATTCCAGTGTGTGGCCACTGCTGTAttgcatttacataaaaagaTAAGAATAAACTAGTAACATTTATTGACATACACTAAATTAGTGTGTGGGCTTGTGTCTGCTCAAAACCAATTCAAATCACATCTCCGTGGTAGAGTTCAAACCGTTGTTTCTTGTATATGAAGGTCCCAGAAGGTTTATAACAGGTTTCACAAGGATCAAGTTTAGGCCCAAAGCTTTTTATTCTGTATGTGATTTTCCCAACTCAGCACTATGGTGCTTGTTTTGTATGAAACAGGTGCCATCTCAAGCCAGACCTCCAGATTACAGCTTCCTCTTAGTGACCAGCAGACTTTGCTGTTTGAGCCTTGTTCTAGGctctaaaaacataaaacttttGCATTTCACAAGAACAACTGATGGTACATTTGTTAATTCTGTCCTTGCTCTAAATGGAGTTGTAATTGTAGACCAGCGTGGTAAACACGGAGCTATAGAATAATGGACACAGACTTATTCTTCTGCTGTTGCTATCCAGAGGGCATCAGCATCTGTTTCTTCATCTATAATTTCTTAATAGCTAAACTGCAAAGATATTTAACAAATGTGGTTCAGAACAATGACACCAGATCAAAGAAACTGTCCACGCTCCCAACTACTGGAATGAAGCGCAAAAACACTTGTTCCTCCACCAGTACTATTCAAGTCTGTTTCAATTAGTGTGTTTGCCTGTActagttgtttttaatttgtttgttttgttttttttttatttgttttttaatttttaacattttaatttaatttgtgttctATATATGTAGTATGCGTCATCTCTGTACAAGCTTGGAACATCCTTTCATTCTTTACGCAGGGTCAACAACTGTGTTGGATTCTCCAACTACAAGTTTTTCATGCTGTTCTTGGCATATTCTTTACTCTACTGCCTTTTCATAACTGCTACGGATCTTCGATACTTCATCAAATTTTGGACAGTAAGTTAAGTTACTAAACCCCCCAGTATGAAAACTGTGCTGTTAGCGTATCGTGCATCTATTGTAAACTTAACGGACATCTGagatacattaaaaaatgtgctgtttgatttttttccccccaaaaggCTGGAGGTAGAGCACATTTCCGCCTGAAAGAATACTTGGTACTGTATGAAGTAGCCAGATAGTGGCTCTGAGATAGAAACAGTATAacaaagcccccccccccatagAATAGTTAAGTAGAAATCTCTCAGATTGTATTCAGTGTCCACTCTGTGCTTGTTTGGTTGTGTTGATGTgtagttttttcccccctcagaACGGCCTCCCAGACACTCAGGCGAAGTTCCACATCCTGTTCCTCTTCTTCTCGGCCTCCATGTTCTCAGTCAGCCTCGCCTCACTTTTCATCTATCACTGCTGGCTCGTCTGCAAGAACAGATCCACTCTGGGTATGTGGCGTACTTcatacctgtgtgtgttttgtaagtaGCTGCAGTATTTACACAGCCTCAGTGGGACAGGAGGATAACATGAGTACCTGCTTCCAGTCTGCTCACCATTTTTGCACAGCATCATCTCTGCAAGAACAGTGAAGGatgttttcattgcatttttccCACCGTCAGTCACCAGCCTCATCAGCGCAGTGATTTGATGAGCCTCTTTGGACTGTTATCAGAGGGAGCAGTTTCTCATTATGTGTGCACAGAGGCAcgctttgtctctgtgtgttgagCAGAGTGGATTATCCAGAAGAGTATGTTACAGTGTAATGTAAAGACACAAGGCTAAGAGTGCTAAGCGGCTTAGTAACAGACACTGTTAGGAAGAGAAGTCGCACCTGGTGAAACAGTCTGAGAACTACTTTTTCTGCACAACAAAGACACTTTTCATTCAGAGCTTTTTCTTTGATGCAGCCATTCGGGTTCATGTGTTGATCTGCTGTTTGAATGAGCCGCTGTCAAAAATCTAAATAGGATTGAATGGTGTATTTATTCCTCCTCATACCAGACTAACTCctcttatctgtgtgtgtcctctcaGAGGCTGTGCGTGCTCCTGTATTCCGTCACGGCACAGACAAGAATGGTTTCAGTCTGGGCTTCAGTAAGAACTTCCGCCAGGTTTTTGGCgatgaaattaaatattggCCTATTCCCATTTTCTCCAGGTAAGGTAATTTGAAGGGAAacggtcaaaaaaaaaaaagaaaaaagacaaacacagacattacaTAAAATTGAAAGTGGGCAaactaagaaaaacaaagcGAGCAAGTCAGTGTTTCAAGAAACGATTTAACCTTTTCAGACGGGAGCCTCAGTGATCTGTAATTTGAAGTCTACTGTAGAAAGTCAGGTCAGCTctgctttaacatttacatgtcTGCAATGTGGCTGAGACATTACACCTTGCTAAAAATCCCCATCTGTAACCTGCTGAGGTGTTAAGATCGGGATTACACGTCTTACACTGGCAGGGTGTCACTATGAAACACTGATAGAATATGTTTAAACATGACTCATGCGTCCTTTCATCTGTCCACAAACAGCAGCTAATTAATACACTCATATACCTGATGAGGTTTATGTTGTTAGACTTGCAGTAACACAGATAGATATGTGAGAACAGACTGAAGAGGGAATGCTGCCCAGCAAATTACAGTCATACTGCCTTCACACTTTCTTAATGTTATGCTGCATGAATTTCCATATTCAATAAGCTATTTTGAAAAACAAGGACATTGGAAAGGTAATTAATGTGTAATACTTAGATTGGCACATTGACctttcatattattttacttaataGAGTTTTTTTGTAGTTAAAAGCTAAATGTGATTATTTAAGCCCTCTCAACATTAAATAATGTTGACAGTTTGTGAAGTACTATATGTTATGTAATACCTTAATGGCTAATCTATTGTCCATAAAGTCATTATTATGGCAAAATGGGAGTTCAAAAACTATGGGACTTCAAATAAAGCAATTCagtcatattttaatatagtctAGCTCAGGATGTTAGTGGTTGATGAAAAAAGTCATCAGTGACACCTGTTATTTATATTATGACAAAATGATCCAAAGAGGGAAAGGTCCTGATGGAGACAAAAGAGCATCAGCTTCAgtaaaaaacatcaaactatGACTGAATTGAGAAGCTCTAGCTCCCGGAAGTGGCCAGTGGCTTGTGCTGGCTAATTTTCAATAGGTGTTGCTTTGTACTGATGGATTGACTTTTCTTTACTGAGCTACTGTTCTAACTTTGTCCCATAATTACCACTGTCCAGCGAAAGTTTCATACAGTACCATGGTACCATTACCCACTGTTCTGAACAAAATGTGCAGAGAAATGTTTAGAATGTCACTTACAGTAAAGTGAGTAGTTTTATTTGCAGCTAGTTGAAACATTCTCCTGTCTTCCCTGCTGGCTCTTTAGTTTAGGTGACGGCTGCTCGTTTCCAAGTTGTCTGGTGAATCTGGACCCCGAGCAGCCCTCTTCACCCAGTGGCTCAACCCCTGCCAACAAGGGGTAAGTGAAAACtaaagaacacacacatcaatTGGTTTGTTTCATGCTGAAGGAAAATTATGAGCCTTGTAGATTTAAATGAATCGTTTAGATCATAGGATCACAGGATTGaggaatattttattcaaagaaGGAGGTTAACAGGTGGCCCAGGATTTCTGGCTAACATCCCGGCTCGTGGGTATTTGTGCGGTTGCAGTGCAGCAGAGGGACACCAGTTCCCCTCCAAGCCTCTGAGAGAGAGTCAGAGTCGCCTGCTCACCAGTACCCCATCCTGGACTGAGAGTGACATTGCAACAGATATGAGGACAGACATAAAGGGTAAGAGAATGGGTTTCTCCAGAGCCCCCTGCTTAGGCATACAGCCATGACATTATGGCCACTGACAGGTGAAGTAAATAACATTGACCCTCTTGTTACAATGGCACCTGGGAGTGTGTGGGGTATATAAGGCCCCAAGTTAACATTATGTCCTTGAAGttcaaatgaaatgagaaaacatgGCCAAGCATAAGGATTTGAATGGTCAGATTGTGATGACTAACACTTTAGGAAATGTTCTGCTGGGAAACCTTGGATCCTGCCATTCACGTGGATGTTACTTTGACACGTTGCTGTCCGTCAGGGAAACGTTATTCCTCTTTCAGCAGGCTAATACACCCTGCCACACTGCAAAATGCTTCAACAACAGTTTGAGGAACATAGCGAGGAGTTCAAGGTGTTGACATGGCCTCCAAATTCTACAGATCTCAATGGGTCAGGGCAGGTTTGGCAGGTGTGGCCTATCCTagggccaacagagagagacaaacacagacagacaaccattcacactcacattcccaCCTACGGGCAAATTCGATTtaccaatgaacctaacatgcagccctttggactgtgtgaggaaacTGGAGCAAAAGCCACAGAAGcaaagggaaaacatgcaaactccacacagagaggtcAAAGCCAGACAGGGATGCTAACCCAGTGTTAACCTAGTGTTTAACCACCATCAGATAAACAACTTTAACCAGGGTTTAAACCGATTCTATGAGCGAAATAAAGGATTTTCTTTCCACCTGTGTTTTTGCTCAGGTGCCAGCAACCCAGGAATGACCATAGAGAACGAGGCATAACAATAGCTAGGACTTGACTTCCTTCTTTCCAGAAAAGTAAGTTTATAATTACAGTGTAATCCTCCACGGAACGCGATATAAAAtcaatatgtgtttttgtgtgtttgattccACAGGTCTCTGCTCCCTCCTCCTcagtgtttgtgcctgtcagaATGTGATGTGCTTGTGACCcagattagttttttttttttcccataatgCCCCCTTGTTTCTGAGAGGTTTACTCCACtgacatcaaacacacactggaggaAATTAAATCACTATCAGTATGACTATAACTGTTATCAGCAACTGTATCTGCTGCTGTCTGGGAGGATTTCGAGTTCCGAGGATTTAGAACAAGTgcattgaattgaaaaatgcaCTCCaacaatcacattttctttcatttctctaTGAATAAGCACAGAGCAGCAGTTAAAGAGATGGTTTTGCACTTTACACACACGTACAATCTGAGTTGCTTTTGTTACTGTTCATGTCTTCAAAACTCTTACAATTACCTACAAGTTTATTATTTCCATAGCTTGTCAAAGCAGGCAGATGGTGTTATGGTTTGCCAAAAAAGTGCACATTGAGTAATGTATTAGTAATGATGTTAACGTGATGTAAATTACATGCTTTTAgtctttttgttgttattgttattatacagtgatttattttttatttttcggTTGGAGGGGGGGCAGAGTTTTGACTATGTTGAGTGTTGTGGAAGTTCAAATGATGCATGCTCTCATCCCAGGATGTCACCAAGGACACATCGTGTTGTAGTGAACTGTACCACAAGATATTTGCctctacaaaacaaaagaagtgtAGACATTGgtcattacatttaaataaggGCTCTTCTGAATCATTCTAGCACGAGTGAGGATCTTGCTGTGATAGTGAAACACCTAGAAGCTGGTGCTGCTCTGCAACAGTGTGCAGATTCCCCACCCTGCCAAATATCTGGCAGGTACACTACAGTACCTGCCAAACTGCCGGCCAAAAAGCTTCTTGACTGTTCGTCTCTGGAGGGCTGGCTTGCTGGCCACCAGCAGCAACAGGCCTGAGTGATGCTGCTCCAGATctcaacatcataaaaaatacagatatgGTTGAGTGTTTTTGTAACTCACAAAATGCACTGCAGagcaaaaaattatatatatatatatatatatatatatatatatatatatatatatatatatatatatatatatatatatatatatatatataattttatatatatatatatatatatatatatatatatatatatatatatatatatatacacacacacagtacttcTGCTGCTCCAGACCCTTTGTATAGTAAGTTTTGTTCTCGTCTTGGgctggaaaatattaaaaatatcactgaaaattagtttaaatgtatgcttgtttaaaaaaaaaaagcttaatgggAACATTCAGTGTCAATCTATATTTTTCTATTCTTCTGTCTGTTTGACCCAAGAGACAATATGGATGTGTGAGGCAATATACTGTACGGCTGTGATGCCTTATAAGAATAAAATGGGctcttcttctgtcttctcCCTTAAATCCTTTAAGTCACTTAAGAGATTTAATGGCCAACAGCATTTATggtataaaaatgtcaaacttttatttacaaaataatctaaaaacaaTGCTGTTTTATATTGCATATTCATCATTTACCCTTTTACAGTGTGAGAAGTGGACTGcaggaggaaagaaaagtgaGTCTTTGATGCTTGTTGAGGATAAGTTGTGAACCTAAACACATCTAGGGAACTTCAGCCTACTATTCAACAACACAGCATTTATTCAAACTTTTTAGTACATGCGGCTCATCTACGCGGCATGAATCAACTTGAAAGCAGAaccaaaataaagaacaaaacgTGTCAAAGGGCAGAACTACATGTGGCATTAACTCCACCGGAACAAAAAGGTGCGTAACAAAAACTTATATAATTTTTTCAAtgagtaaaagtttttttcttttattacaacattaagactacaaaattttaatttcaattaaaagtgaaaatgtactCTCAATAGAGTAGGTCAGTGTAACCTG
This window encodes:
- the zdhhc2 gene encoding palmitoyltransferase ZDHHC2 isoform X4, with the translated sequence MFVWAYWQTIFTKPMNPLEEFHLSCSDKELLEREDRGESQQEILRRIAKDLPIYTRTNSGAIRFCDRCQLLKPDRCHHCSVCDKCILKMDHHCPWVNNCVGFSNYKFFMLFLAYSLLYCLFITATDLRYFIKFWTAGGRAHFRLKEYLNGLPDTQAKFHILFLFFSASMFSVSLASLFIYHCWLVCKNRSTLEAVRAPVFRHGTDKNGFSLGFSKNFRQVFGDEIKYWPIPIFSSLGDGCSFPSCLVNLDPEQPSSPSGSTPANKGAAEGHQFPSKPLRESQSRLLTSTPSWTESDIATDMRTDIKGASNPGMTIENEA
- the zdhhc2 gene encoding palmitoyltransferase ZDHHC2 isoform X1, yielding MAPSGSRSIKRGCQRVLYWIPVLFIALIVAWSYYAYVLQLCIESIEETGEKVVYLLVYHVIFIMFVWAYWQTIFTKPMNPLEEFHLSCSDKELLEREDRGESQQEILRRIAKDLPIYTRTNSGAIRFCDRCQLLKPDRCHHCSVCDKCILKMDHHCPWVNNCVGFSNYKFFMLFLAYSLLYCLFITATDLRYFIKFWTAGGRAHFRLKEYLNGLPDTQAKFHILFLFFSASMFSVSLASLFIYHCWLVCKNRSTLEAVRAPVFRHGTDKNGFSLGFSKNFRQVFGDEIKYWPIPIFSSLGDGCSFPSCLVNLDPEQPSSPSGSTPANKGAAEGHQFPSKPLRESQSRLLTSTPSWTESDIATDMRTDIKGASNPGMTIENEA
- the zdhhc2 gene encoding palmitoyltransferase ZDHHC2 isoform X3 — its product is MSKESIEETGEKVVYLLVYHVIFIMFVWAYWQTIFTKPMNPLEEFHLSCSDKELLEREDRGESQQEILRRIAKDLPIYTRTNSGAIRFCDRCQLLKPDRCHHCSVCDKCILKMDHHCPWVNNCVGFSNYKFFMLFLAYSLLYCLFITATDLRYFIKFWTAGGRAHFRLKEYLNGLPDTQAKFHILFLFFSASMFSVSLASLFIYHCWLVCKNRSTLEAVRAPVFRHGTDKNGFSLGFSKNFRQVFGDEIKYWPIPIFSSLGDGCSFPSCLVNLDPEQPSSPSGSTPANKGAAEGHQFPSKPLRESQSRLLTSTPSWTESDIATDMRTDIKGASNPGMTIENEA
- the zdhhc2 gene encoding palmitoyltransferase ZDHHC2 isoform X2 — its product is MAPSGSRSIKRGCQRVLYWIPVLFIALIVAWSYYAYVLQLCIESIEETGEKVVYLLVYHVIFIMFVWAYWQTIFTKPMNPLEEFHLSCSDKELLEREDRGESQQEILRRIAKDLPIYTRTNSGAIRFCDRCQLLKPDRCHHCSVCDKCILKMDHHCPWVNNCVGFSNYKFFMLFLAYSLLYCLFITATDLRYFIKFWTNGLPDTQAKFHILFLFFSASMFSVSLASLFIYHCWLVCKNRSTLEAVRAPVFRHGTDKNGFSLGFSKNFRQVFGDEIKYWPIPIFSSLGDGCSFPSCLVNLDPEQPSSPSGSTPANKGAAEGHQFPSKPLRESQSRLLTSTPSWTESDIATDMRTDIKGASNPGMTIENEA